From Coturnix japonica isolate 7356 unplaced genomic scaffold, Coturnix japonica 2.1 chrUnrandom1060, whole genome shotgun sequence, the proteins below share one genomic window:
- the LOC107307845 gene encoding NAD(P)(+)--arginine ADP-ribosyltransferase 1-like yields MELLALRWVLLAGTLLSTSATSSTLQQGDLSPITVRMDMALNSYDDQYNGCEDKMKARLPELNRTEIDTNSIYAATWKKASAEWQQRCRRRSDCPQLTQDQAIAVLAYTAAGGMCQQFNEATRQGGRSRQHYLNSYHFKVLHFLLTQALQALQRSQPDCYNVYRGVRGIHFTAEIGKAVRFGQFTSTSLWKNATKKFGNDTIFVVNTCYGVPIKNLSYFKKESEVLIPPFEVFKVTNFTRINGKPQIQLRSNGTLSRHNCELVKE; encoded by the coding sequence ATGGAGCTCCTCGCCCTGcgctgggtgctgctggccgGCACCTTGCTCAGCACGTcggccaccagcagcaccctgcaACAAGGTGACCTCAGCCCCATCACGGTGCGGATGGACATGGCCCTGAACTCCTATGATGACCAATACAATGGCTGTGAGGACAAGATGAAGGCTCGGCTACCGGAGTTGAACCGTACAGAGATTGACACAAACAGCATCTATGCTGCCACCTGGAAGAAAGCATCTGCAGAATGGCAGCAGCGCTGCCGCCGTCGCTCTGACTGCCCGCAGCTGACCCAGGATCAGGCCATCGCTGTGCTGGCGTAcactgctgcaggtgggatgTGTCAGCAGTTCAATGAAGCCACCCGTCAGGGCGGGCGCTCCCGCCAGCACTACCTCAATTCATACCACTTCAAGGTGCTGCACTTCCTCCTGACCCAGGCGCTGCAAGCCCTGCAGAGATCACAGCCCGACTGCTACAACGTCTACCGCGGTGTTCGAGGCATccatttcacagctgaaataGGCAAGGCTGTGCGCTTCGGCCAGTTCACCTCCACCTCCCTATGGAAGAATGCCACAAAGAAGTTTGGCAACGACACCATCTTTGTGGTGAATACTTGCTATGGTGTCCCCATCAAGAACCTGTCCTACTTTAAGAAAGAGAGTGAAGTCCTCATCCCACCCTTTGAAGTCTTCAAGGTCACCAACTTCACCAGAATCAATGGCAAACCCCAAATCCAACTCCGCTCTAATGGAACACTGAGCAGACACAACTGTGAGCTTGTGAAGGAG